From Glycine max cultivar Williams 82 chromosome 11, Glycine_max_v4.0, whole genome shotgun sequence, the proteins below share one genomic window:
- the LOC100791094 gene encoding xyloglucan-specific galacturonosyltransferase 1 has translation MAVSISRKRSKSSRKPEAKQSYFCLTIVYNFLSRISALVFLIILIYMWSSFSTLITGNIIHVCFSTRKVNSLYCLSAGTHPSLEIPTSTTNNSSSIITPGIDQGNATNEPAKFPDISYLVTTSSRVDIKDRDDKVANAVKVVEEQLQLHRSWRSKSSKNQATCDAQGIYVYDLPSKFNKDLVGQCRDMVPWQNFCGYLSNEGLGEPIAKLGKGWYKTHQYSLELIFHSRVMKHPCRVYDENVAKLFYVPFYGGLDILRWHFKNVSNDVKDSLSLELVKWLERQGTWKRNSGKDHVFVLGKISWDFRRSSDSPWGTRLLEIDKMQNPIKLLIERQPWHENDIGIPHPTNFHPHSDNDIISWQLKIIRSNRKNLVSFAGAARDDAEDNIRSTLIDQCASLGNGKCHFLNCSSVKCDEAESVIELFVESEFCLQPPGDSPTRKSVFDSLISGCIPVLFDPFTAYYQYPWHLPHDHDKYSVFMDKKEVVQMNVNVVERLTNISSRERENMRRYITYELLPGLVYGDYNAELDKFQDAFAITMNNLFERVNRLDEAHKD, from the coding sequence ATGGCAGTGTCTATATccagaaaaagatcaaaatcatCTAGAAAACCAGAGGCTAAACAATCTTACTTTTGCCTTACCATCGTATACAACTTTCTTAGTAGAATTTCTGCTTTAGTCTTCCTAATAATCCTTATCTACATGTGGTCCTCCTTCTCCACCTTAATAACAGGAAACATCATTCATGTTTGCTTTTCCACAAGGAAGGTCAACAGCCTCTATTGTCTATCTGCAGGCACTCACCCCTCCTTGGAAATTCCAACCTCCACAACAAACAATAGTAGTTCTATTATTACTCCTGGAATTGATCAGGGTAATGCAACTAATGAACCTGCTAAGTTTCCAGATATCTCATATCTGGTTACTACTAGTAGTAGAGTAGATATCAAAGATAGAGATGACAAAGTTGCAAATGCTGTTAAGGTCGTTGAGGAACAATTGCAGCTCCATCGATCCTGGAGGTCAAAGTCAAGCAAAAACCAAGCAACTTGTGATGCTCAAGgaatatatgtatatgatttgCCATCCAAGTTTAACAAGGACTTGGTGGGTCAATGTCGCGACATGGTTCCGTGGCAGAACTTCTGCGGCTATTTAAGTAACGAGGGGTTGGGCGAGCCTATAGCCAAGCTTGGCAAAGGGTGGTATAAGACTCATCAATACTCACTAGAACTCATATTTCATTCAAGGGTCATGAAGCATCCATGCAGGGTCTATGATGAAAATGTTGCAAAGCTCTTCTATGTTCCATTCTATGGTGGTTTGGATATCTTGCGATGGCATTTCAAGAATGTATCGAATGATGTGAAAGACAGCTTGTCTCTGGAATTGGTTAAGTGGCTTGAGAGACAAGGAACATGGAAAAGGAATTCGGGTAAGGATCATGTGTTTGTGTTGGGTAAGATTTCGTGGGATTTTAGGAGAAGCAGTGACTCTCCTTGGGGTACTAGATTGTTAGAGATTGACAAAATGCAAAACCCCATTAAGCTCTTGATCGAACGACAACCGTGGCATGAGAATGACATTGGAATCCCTCATCCAACTAATTTCCACCCTCACTCAGACAATGATATAATCTCATGGCAACTGAAAATCATTAGATCAAACCGCAAAAACCTCGTCAGTTTTGCTGGAGCAGCAAGGGATGATGCAGAGGACAACATAAGGTCAACATTGATTGACCAATGCGCTTCATTAGGTAATGGTAAGTGCCATTTTCTGAATTGTAGTTCTGTTAAGTGTGATGAGGCTGAGTCAGTTATAGAACTTTTTGTGGAGTCTGAGTTCTGTCTGCAGCCTCCAGGGGATAGTCCAACAAGAAAATCGGTTTTCGATTCACTCATATCGGGTTGCATTCCGGTTCTTTTCGATCCTTTCACGGCTTATTACCAATACCCCTGGCACTTGCCTCATGATCATGATAAATATTCTGTGTTTATGGACAAAAAAGAGGTGGTACAAATGAATGTGAATGTTGTGGAGAGGCTAACCAACATTTCTTCTAGAGAGAGGGAAAACATGAGAAGGTATATTACATATGAACTGTTGCCTGGATTGGTGTATGGGGATTACAACGCTGAGCTTGACAAGTTTCAGGATGCATTTGCCATTACAATGAATAATCTGTTTGAGAGGGTTAACAGGTTAGATGAAGCACACAAGGATTGA
- the LOC100500036 gene encoding putative glutathione peroxidase — MASQSNTKSVHDFTVKDARGNDVNLADYKGKVLLLVNVASQCGLTNSNYTELNQLYEKYKGKGLEILAFPCNQFGAQEPGTNEEIVEFACTRFKAEFPIFDKVDVNGDNAAPLYKFLKSSKGGLFGDSIKWNFSKFLVDKDGNVVDRYAPTTSPLSIEKDIKKLLDA; from the exons ATGGCTAGCCAATCAAACACTAAATCAGTTCACGATTTCACAGTTAAA GATGCCAGGGGAAATGATGTTAATCTCGCCGATTACAAAGGAAAGGTCCTTCTCCTTGTCAATGTTGCCTCACAATG CGGCTTGACTAATTCAAACTACACAGAGCTTAATCAATTGTATGAGAAATACAAAGGGAAAG GACTTGAAATTCTGGCATTCCCGTGCAATCAGTTTGGGGCTCAGGAGCCAGGAACTAATGAAGAGATTGTGGAGTTTGCTTGTACTCGCTTCAAAGCTGAGTTTCCCATTTTCGACAAG GTGGATGTGAATGGTGACAATGCTGCTCCACTGTACAAGTTTCTGAAATCAAGCAAAGGTGGACTCTTTGGGGATAGTATCAAATGGAACTTCTCCAAATTCCTTGTTGATAAGGATGGAAATGTCGTTGACCGTTATGCACCCACAACTTCTCCTCTTAGCATTGAG AAAGACATAAAGAAGCTGCTAGATGCATGA
- the LOC100777951 gene encoding FT-interacting protein 7 gives MNNFKLGVDVVSAHNLLPKDGQGSSNAFVELYFDGQKYRTTIKERDLNPVWNESFYFNISDPSNLHYMALDVYIHCHTKATNSTSFLGKVSLTGTSFVPYSDAVVLHYPLEKRGIFSRVRGEIGLKVYITNDPTIKSSIPTPVVESMPTNYSSSTHSEVRAPASTMTNSLPNEKVESRHTFHHLPNTNHHQHQQHSSGFADTHYVTKYEADAMKSEPQPMKLVRTATSVQPVDFALKETSPYLGGGRVVGGRIVHKDKTASTYDLVERMYFLYVRVVKARELPAMDVTGSLDPFVEVRIGNYKGITRHFDKNQSPEWNQVFAFSKDRMQASVLDVVIKDKDLIKDDFVGIVRFDINEVPLRVPPDSPLAPEWYRLEDKKGEKNKGELMLAVWIGTQADEAFSDAWHSDAATPVDSTHAISAVMRSKVYHAPRLWYVRVNVVEAQDLVPTEKNRFPDVYAKVQIGNQVLKTKTVPARTLSALWNEDLLFVAAEPFEDHLIISVEDRVSPGKDEIIGRIIIPLNSVERRADDRIIHSRWFNLEKPVAIDVDQLKKEKFSSRIQLRLCLDGGYHVLDESTHYSSDLRPTAKQLWKPPIGVLELGVLNAVGLHPMKTRDGRGTSDTYCVAKYGHKWVRTRTIADNLCPKYNEQYTWEVFDHATVLTVGVFDNSQLGEKANGSSKDLKIGKVRIRISTLETGRIYTHSYPLLVLHPTGVKKMGELHLAIRFSCTSFANMLYLYSRPLLPKMHYVRPFSVTQLDMLRHQAMNIVAARLGRAEPPLRKEVVEYMSDVDSHLWSMRRSKANFFRLMTVFSGVFAVGKWFGDICMWRNPITTVLVHVLFLMLVCFPELILPTIFLYMFLIGVWNFRYRPRYPPHMNTRISQAEAVHPDELDEEFDTFPTSRSPDLVRMRYDRLRSVAGRIQTVVGDLASQGERIQALLSWRDPRATSIFITLSLLSALVLYVTPFQAVAGLAGFYIMRHPRFRHRLPCTPVNFFRRLPSRTDTML, from the coding sequence ATGAACAACTTCAAGTTAGGGGTAGATGTGGTTAGTGCTCACAATCTATTACCCAAAGATGGGCAAGGttcatccaatgcctttgtggaACTTTACTTTGATGGACAAAAGTACCGTACGACCATCAAAGAAAGGGATCTTAACCCAGTTTGGAATGAGAGCTTCTACTTCAATATATCTGACCCTTCTAATCTTCACTATATGGCACTTGATGTCTATATCCACTGCCACACCAAAGCTACTAACTCCACTTCTTTTCTTGGCAAGGTTAGCCTTACCGGGACTTCTTTTGTCCCTTACTCTGATGCAGTTGTCTTGCACTATCCATTGGAGAAGCGTGGTATTTTCTCTCGTGTAAGAGGAGAGATTGGCCTTAAAGTTTACATCACTAATGATCCAACCATAAAATCATCCATTCCAACTCCTGTTGTTGAGTCCATGCCAACAAATTATTCAAGCTCAACACATTCAGAAGTTCGAGCACCTGCAAGCACAATGACAAACAGTTTGCCGAATGAAAAGGTTGAGTCAAGACACACATTTCATCATCTCCCTAACACAAACCATCACCAGCACCAACAGCACTCCTCTGGCTTTGCAGATACTCATTATGTAACAAAGTATGAAGCTGATGCAATGAAATCTGAACCACAGCCTATGAAACTAGTACGCACTGCTACATCAGTACAACCAGTTGATTTTGCACTTAAAGAAACAAGTCCATATCTTGGTGGGGGAAGAGTTGTTGGTGGTCGTATTGTTCATAAAGACAAGACTGCTAGTACATATGATCTTGTGGAAAGGATGTACTTTCTGTATGTCAGAGTTGTCAAGGCTCGTGAGCTTCCTGCTATGGATGTTACTGGTAGCCTTGATCCATTTGTTGAGGTGAGAATTGGAAATTACAAAGGTATTACCAGACACTTCGATAAGAATCAGAGTCCTGAATGGAATCAGGTGTTTGCATTTTCAAAGGACCGGATGCAAGCATCTGTACTTGATGTTGTGATCAAGGACAAGGATCTCATCAAAGATGATTTTGTAGGCATTGTGAGGTTTGACATCAATGAGGTTCCTTTGAGAGTACCACCAGATAGCCCTTTGGCTCCAGAGTGGTACCGCCTTGAGGACAAGAAAGGAGAGAAGAATAAAGGTGAGTTGATGCTTGCTGTCTGGATTGGTACTCAAGCAGATGAGGCTTTTTCTGATGCATGGCATTCAGATGCCGCCACTCCTGTTGACAGCACACATGCGATCTCTGCAGTGATGCGTTCAAAGGTCTATCATGCACCAAGGTTATGGTACGTGCGTGTCAATGTTGTGGAGGCGCAAGACTTGGTTCCTACAGAGAAAAACCGTTTCCCTGATGTGTATGCCAAGGTGCAGATAGGAAACCAAGTGCTGAAAACAAAGACAGTTCCAGCACGAACACTAAGCGCACTCTGGAATGAAGATCTTTTGTTTGTTGCTGCTGAACCTTTTGAAGACCATTTAATTATTTCAGTTGAAGATCGGGTTAGTCCAGGAAAAGATGAGATCATTGGGAGGATCATCATACCACTGAACTCCGTGGAAAGGCGTGCAGATGATAGAATCATTCATTCTAGATGGTTCAACCTGGAAAAGCCAGTTGCTATAGATGTTGATCAGTTGAAGAAAGAAAAGTTCTCAAGCAGAATTCAGCTCCGGTTATGTTTAGATGGAGGATATCATGTTCTTGATGAGTCAACTCATTACAGTAGCGACCTCCGCCCGACAGCAAAGCAGCTGTGGAAGCCACCAATTGGGGTTTTAGAACTTGGAGTGCTGAATGCTGTAGGACTCCATCCAATGAAAACAAGGGATGGTAGGGGCACATCTGACACATACTGTGTAGCAAAATATGGTCACAAATGGGTCAGAACAAGGACCATTGCTGATAATCTGTGTCCAAAATACAATGAGCAATACACTTGGGAGGTTTTTGATCATGCCACGGTTCTTACAGTTGGTGTATTTGACAACAGCCAGCTCGGGGAAAAAGCTAATGGTTCTTCAAAGGACTTGAAAATTGGGAAGGTCAGAATTCGCATCTCTACACTGGAAACAGGCAGGATTTACACTCACTCATATCCATTGTTGGTTCTTCACCCAACCGGGGTTAAGAAGATGGGTGAACTTCACTTGGCAATACGGTTTTCATGCACTTCttttgcaaacatgctttaCCTATACTCACGACCACTGCTGCCCAAAATGCACTACGTAAGGCCATTCTCTGTGACGCAGCTAGACATGCTGCGTCACCAAGCAATGAACATAGTGGCTGCTAGACTTGGCCGGGCAGAGCCACCACTTCGCAAAGAAGTGGTGGAATACATGTCAGATGTGGACTCCCACCTTTGGAGCATGCGGAGAAGCAAGGCGAATTTCTTCAGACTGATGACTGTCTTCTCTGGTGTGTTTGCAGTTGGAAAATGGTTTGGTGATATCTGCATGTGGAGGAATCCTATCACAACAGTGCTGGTTCATGTGCTCTTTCTCATGCTTGTTTGCTTCCCAGAATTGATCCTTCCCACTATTTTTCTGTACATGTTCTTGATAGGGGTATGGAACTTCAGGTATAGACCAAGGTACCCTCCTCACATGAACACAAGAATCTCACAAGCTGAGGCAGTGCACCCGGATGAGTTAGATGAAGAGTTTGACACATTCCCTACGAGTCGTAGCCCGGACCTAGTGAGAATGAGGTACGATCGCTTGAGGAGTGTGGCTGGAAGGATTCAAACAGTGGTTGGTGATTTGGCCAGCCAGGGAGAGAGGATTCAGGCACTGTTAAGCTGGAGAGACCCGCGTGCTACATCCATATTTATTACATTGAGTCTCCTATCTGCGTTGGTGCTCTATGTTACTCCTTTTCAGGCTGTGGCTGGTTTGGCAGGGTTTTACATCATGAGGCATCCCAGATTTCGCCACAGGCTGCCATGTACCCCAGTCAACTTCTTCCGGCGCCTCCCTTCAAGAACAGATACCATGTTATAG